DNA sequence from the Kazachstania africana CBS 2517 chromosome 4, complete genome genome:
ATTCATATGTCCCAGAGTGTTCTTTCGATGTTTAAAGATTTGGAAGAAGATCAAGATACTGTGGGGATCTCACAAGCCGATTTACTGgaatcttcatttgataCGAGCttaaagaaagataaaaaaacGAAAGACAATCGAGTAACGCtattatttgatgatgatgagaTCAACAAACCTTTAACTGAAACAGATCCAAAAGAAAAGGTGGATCAGCAAGAATATGCATCTGCCACTGATTTTGTTAATGAGACGAATAAGAAGAGCGTGGAAGGAAATATCCATTCGAAGAATGCCAAGAAGAAGGATTTTGGAAATAAGACATCACCAGAAACAAAACTTATGGTGCGAGCTACAGATAGGACACAGAAAAAGCAAACATGGCTCAGTAAGTTATTTGGTGGATTTGGAACGCATTCTCACGTTAAATTAGTTCAAGATCATACTTCGAAAGTCCCCTTCGACGATGTACACTTGTTGATGCTGAATGAATTTGGGAAAAATGGTATTGACTATCATTTGAGAAATCTAGATAGAAAAAATGGTACAGAAAGAGTAGAATATGACTGTAAATTTGTTCAAGGAAATTTCAGATTCAAGATCAAAATTACATTTAACGGTAATTCCACAATTGTAACAGTAAAGAAGAGAAGCAAGAGcaacaaaaataatgaatttgtaAGATTCAATGACAATATTTCGCAGGTTTTAGACGCTCTCGAAAAGCATCAATGTTTGAAGACTTGAAGGTATAGGGTTATATAATTGTAGCATTAAactttaataatattaagaATATAGGAAAGTGAACTTTTCATAtattataagaaaaatgtaaaaatattgatgataaaTATCCTTCATAATGCAAGAAAGTCTGTTAATCATTAGTATCTTCCAAAGCATCAATATCGTTGTCCATAATCGATTCATCAGTATATTCAGGATCGTCAAGGTATTCTTGATTTGCAATCAAATCCTCTAGAACCAGATATGTCAAATACGACAATTCTTCTCCAATCTCTTCGTTTTCGTTGACATTATCAGGAAATTTCTCAAGTCCATTGCTGTAATAgtcaaatttccaaaagCGGTTGAAGCAACTGTCATGCAAAGCTAGAAACATGGTTGATACTAACATATAGCCGATTACAAAGAGTTCATGAGGTAATGACTCGATGTGTAACTTATAGCGGCACCCCGTTGTGATCAGCATTCCTATAGCATAGCTAACCATGGCATTAATAAAGTATTTTAAATCAACGTTccaatttaaaaaatggaattcttgttcttcatGATGTAAATACCACCTCCATATATCAAACCTGTAACATAGAGCGATAAAAGAGCCAGGTAATGCtgtattcaaaaaatcagCAAAGGATAACTCTGGAGGACGATTGGCACTTGTAAAAAAAGGAGAAAACCTGCCAAAGTGCTTCCCAAATATGCCGTTCAAGGCTGACACTGCGACATAGACAAGTATTGTAATAAGAGCATTTCTCAAATTGGTTAAAGGAATATGATCAATAAGCACAACATTGTAGCctaaaattattagattaAGACACTTTAGACTTTGCGGATTCTTATAAGAACTGACTGTTAAAGCAAGTGACAATACgcatgaaaaaattatgagAAGCCACTGCTGTACTGTCATTTTATAGTCTTTCATTGAACCAGcatttctttgtaatcttTTTGCGATGGAATCGTTTGCATTATTCTCGTTAAAATACGACGCCATCATACGGTATATAGGAATCTTTTTCACTATGAAATGTGCATTTCTTTTGATGATGGTTAAGATATTATAATACAACATTCCGCCTGTAATAAATTGTAAAGAGATTGTCGACACTCTTAAATATGACAAATAATAGGAAGCATAATTTGCTGGGGATAATTTGCTTAAAACAACTTCAACCATCTTTGGCACGTTAAAATATAGTAAGAAGAAATACAGTAAGCTTAGCCACTGTTTTGCATAATTGGTATTTTGTGTGTCTTTGGAccaaatcaataaatcaGATGAATCGAATAAAGCATGGGAATTTGTAGGCGGTAGTGCAGTCCCAggcattttttttattgattgCACCGAAGCAATTAAAGCagatgaaattatcaaaagcCCTACGTATACATCATGATCTATGATAATAGACCTAACACAATTATACAATACGGGAACGTTTTGAATTAAGGGAATTTTGCTAATTGATTCAAACGGTTTTTTACTATGTTCTTTTGTGACTAGGTCATTTATCTTCGAGAACACTTTTTCTAActcttcatttctttcatttggAGTTATTGCATTATGTTTAATggaatcaaaaaatattgaggcttttttattgattAAGTCTAGATAACTGCCCATTTTTTAGCGTATATGTTTAGATACTTTCCTCTTGTCGAGCATATAAGGGTATCCGGAGCAAGACTACAGGGCCTTTATATGTTATTTTCTGGAACTTAAAAACCGCTTTGACGTTGATCCatttgaatattgaaatgaaaatCCCGAGGAGCCACTTCAAAGGGCCCAAATTTATAAGAGCAGGagcaagaaaagaaattagagCCACCAGGTATCTTACAGTGTTGAGGAGTGTAGAAAACTCTTTAAGATATAAAATAGGTTACACAAATAAAAATctatgaaatatttttgaatggtGTGAAATGACTTGATATTATGCTACAGGAATTATTTAAAAGATACTAACGCTTACGTTGGTTCTTCCATTTAAAAGACACATTCCCCTTAGAGTCTGTCACCTTCTTTTTAGAACCTTTCTTCATTACTTCCCTCTGCAAATCCATTCTCTGCTGAACTCCCTTAAGTTTTTGTTCTCTTTCCATATGTTGTTTTACTAtcttaaattttttcaatttcttcttttcaagagaTTCTTTTGGCATAATTGCAGAAGACGACATAGAACCATTAGAAGTCAGCTGATCCCTTGTGAGTCTATTTTCACGACGTTCTAACATTTCAGAAGTTGTATTAAAATGTTTCTCTGGAACAAATTCTTCCATTTCCTTTTGATTATCAACAAAAACTGTGTGTCTACCGTTTGCTTGAAACATTAAGTCTTTGGATTTTTTGTCCAGTTTCTTTAATTCTATTTGTCTTAGTGTTCTAACATAATTACTATCTTGTGTTTTAAGTAATTTAACTTGGTCTGTACTTAGAgattcatcttcttcgGCAGAGCGACGTGATGTTATGAGGAGACCTTTCTCATCCACTTTTCTTGAGTGCATAgcatgataatattcatctggatttctttctttggcCTTACTTCTAAGAACCTTTAATGTATTTTCCTTTCTATGATAATCTTGAGCACGCTTGACATAGTCTTTATGCTTCTCTAAAAAACCTAGTCTAGCACGGCTAGTAACTTGAGAACGCTCCCTATGCTGCTTCTTTTGGACGTCATGTACAAGTTTAGCCATTTTTTATCGAGTAACTTTGAAATGAGTTAGTCCTACAGAGCTTTGACAATTTAACTGATGGGGTTTATCACTActacttttctttcataaATTTGAGATGAgctttaaaatttttttaagCGCAGcgataataatttcattatcaaattgtaTTAATTTCACGTTTAACATGACAAGCCTTGGAAAGAACCAACATATACGTCAATTCAAGGTCTAACAAAGAGTGAAACTTCGTTATTTGACGAGATGCATAGCTTAGATGATGCCTCTAATGCTCTCATGGATTTTGAAACATGTTTAAGATACAGTGTTGAGACGAAGAAAAGTTTCATATGTCTAGTGAGAAGAGTTAGAGATCTTAATGAAGAGGGTTTAGTGCAAGGAATACAAAAATCAATAGAGAGactttataaaaatgactTTGTGGCGTGTTCtgttttgaaagatatagTTACATCGAAGCCAATTTTTGGAGACCAAGAAATAACATTCAATATTATACCCAACTTGAATCTTCTGTCAAATGAAGAACAACTCGATCTTACGAGACGTATGAGGCGAAATGAAATgccatttgaaaaacagttaaaatttcagttGTATATGGGTATAGTATTTTGGGATCATACTAGCGCTGAAGATTCAGATATACAGagtaatattgaaaatgatttggTCCGTTCTATCTTTCAAGTTGAAAATACTTTGAGACAAAAGTTTTGGTTATGTTGCTCTTTAAGTCAGTTCACGAATGAAGGGTATAGTGATGGCTCTAGTGGTTATGCAAGTGAATGGGAAAGTCTATATGATGAACCAGTGATAAGCGAAAAGACACAAGAGAAAAGTTCAGCGAAACTTGAAGATGTATATGTTCAATCTTCAATCCGAAGGTACATCCTTGATATAATGGTACATATCCGCATGCATAGGTTAGCTTATAACGCTAAAGGTGGGGGAGCACATACACGATCCTTGGCTGATGTCCTTTTgttatcaaaattgataagCCGAGATTGTAAAAGAGCATTTGTAACACCGAAGGAAGTGAAAGCAGCAGCTGTTTGGTATTTCCCCATGCATATATGTCTGATTTCAAGAGCATCGATGGACACAAGTATCCTTTATGGAAGTAGGAAGGAATTAGTCCAGCAATTCCTGGAAAAAATAGTGCAAgtaaaaaatatcaaacaGAGAGAGCTTAATAACCCACTATTTTTAGAATATCTTGTCGTCAAAGATGTTTTGACCAAAATCGTACCTCCGATATAGCTAgcgaaaaagaaaacagcGGATCCAAGAAAGTTTATCAATTAGTTTCCATAACGAGGTGGTGCTATCCAAATtgtttgtttatttttcttctttcaaccAATATTGTGGACTTTCCCAGCTTTCCCAGCTGAAACAATGATCTTAATTGGGAAAAGGCACatacaaaaacaaaaaataatttttttcaaggaAAGAATGATATTATCTAAATAGTATTGTTAGCCAATAAGTAATCGAAGTGCAGGCCTGTGCACAATAGATATCTACAAATAGATGCTATATGTATATTCCTATTTCTCTATGCCCAATGACTGGAGAGGGTAAATAGTTGAAACTAAATCTATTTTCGATGGACAGCCTGATAACTTTGAACCCAGCATGCGTTTCGTAATGGTTCATTTTGTATGGATTGAGCCATCTCCACGCTGTAACAGGCTACAGTCCATTGTACTTTACTAATAAACTCTATATGTGCAGGGTTAGTATCGTCTCattcttccatttttaCTTGAAGCGGGAAAGTCTATTCAAATAGGGTAATTTGTAGACAAAATGGAAATGACGAAAAACTCGTTTCGTATATTTCGAATTCATGGAATTGCCAAATCCGGAAAAATGGAAACCCTACTCCTCAGTAAAGGAAGATCTTTTTACATTTCtggtaataattttttcgaaTATCTCTCTTTTTGGAATAACAAAACATGGTTTTACCGCCGTTCTCCAAAAAATCGTCATAACAGGGAGAGATATCGTACATGGTCCCTGTCCTACTCATCCACTTTTTTTGTTGCTATATTTGTTTCGCTCCTCTCCTTTCTTGGCCCATTTCAAAGGGGAAAAATACTAACTTATGTGTTTGCTAATTTTAGAACTGCTGGAATATGCAAGATAATAACAAGTTATTTTTATCCTATGAcgtaattttttttttttgttcctTGTTAACAGTTCCAACTGATGTAGATTGTAGATTTACCATCTAATTcgaaatatataaatggaTGGGAAAACTCGTTCCATTTaagataattttaaatctcCTTTAGAATTAATCTTTTTGTAACGCACAAAATCATCAACTCCAAACTTCTCCACTTCTCAAATaattatcaaaatgaaattcaCTTCCAACATTGCCTTCGCTTTATTCGTCTTAGCTAAATTGATTGTAGCTGATTCCGAAACTTTCGGTTTAATCACTATTCGTTCTGGTTCTGCACTACAATACGCTGGTGTCACTAGTGTTGATGGTACTTTAAATCTTGGAGGAAGCAATGGTTTAAGCGGTACTGTCACCGATGCCGGAAAATTAAAGTTATCTGATGATACTTATGCTGTTGTTCAAGCCGATGGTACTATCAAGGAAGGTTCTGAATCTGACGGGACTACCGGCTTCTCTGTTACTGGTGGCCGTTTAGCATACAATGGTTCCACCGGTTTCTACGGTGTCGCCTCCGGTAGCTCTTACATTTTATCTACTTCAGACACTAGCGGTCTAGGTATTGTACTAAGAGCTCAGACTACATCTGGTCTTGCTGCGGACTTCACTCCATCTGGCTCTTCTTCTGATTCTAGTTCTTCCGCTGACGCAGCCGCTTCTTCTTCCGTCGCTTCTACGGTCAGTACCGCCGCTGCTGCTGCAAGTACTGTTGCTGCTGTATCTCAAATTACCGATGGTCAAATTCAAGCAACTACTGCTACTATTGCTCAACAATCTACTAACGGTGCCGCCAAGGCTGCTGCTGGCTTAGGTGCTGGCGCCATTGCCGCAGCCGCCTTATTATTGTAAGGAATGTCTTAAGCTTTCTataaacaacaaaaataaCACACTCTGTTGACTAATGATGATACTATGATGCAACCTAAATAATTAGAAAAAAGCGTTATATTGAAGCGTGtgttaatttctttattgtATTTGAACTTAACCATGACGCGTTTCGATATCCATATATGTACATAAAACTCTGtataagaaagaaaaaaagaatataattAACTTGTTTTATTTGAGAGCGGTTGCTTTAACATCATTTATAAATTAGTAGCTATGTACAATCCTACAACTCCACATTGTTCAGTCCTGCGCATTTTAcgttgttttttttaatgattAATATGAGATACTTGAACGGCCGATGGAAGACGAAAAgttcattaaaaaaagttataATAGTAGTTTAACGTACTTCACCGTCAAAACATTAATACTTAGCTGACAAGTCAGTTGCCTCATTTTTAGACtgataaagaaagatgTCAGAAAGAAAAGCTCTTAACAAATACTATCCCCCCGATTATGATCCTATAGCTGCCGAAAAGGCAGCTCGGAAGATGTCTAAGAGTTTGAAGAACATTAAGAAGGATTCTGTAACAATTAGATTGATGACCCCATTTAGTATGACATGTTCTGTTTGTTCAGAGTTTATCTCGAAAAGTCGTAAGTTCAATGgtaaaaaagaattactaccaaataaatatttggaaaagatAAAGGTTTACAAATTTACAATTAGATGTCCAAGGTGCACCAATAGTATTTCTTTTAGAACTGATCCTAAAAGTGCAGACTATGTTATGGAATCAGGTGGGATAAGAAGTTACGTGAAAAGAAAGGAGGAGGAGTTTAAaagtaaagaagaaagtgtAGATGAAACACTTGAACGACTGGCTAAGAGAAAcgaagaggaagaggagAACACTTCAGAAAAGAACACTGGAGATGATAAAATGGAGGTATTGGAACAGAGACTAGCAAAACTACAGAAAACACAGGAGGATGAGGCtgaaatagaaaatttgagGAAGGCTAATTATCAGAGAATGCAAAGAGCTAGCGACATGTTACAGGATACAGATAATAGGCTAGATACGGATTCAGATGAATTAGATATAATTTCTAGGAATGcgttcaaaaattttgcgaattcaaatttcaatgctCCAGCTAATATAGCATCTTCAAGTACAAAAGCTCAGGATTCCGGCAAAATAGACGTCAAAGAACTtgttcaaagaagaaacaaaataaagCTAAAGAAGCATGGGactaataaaaaaaatgcactTGGAATAGTTGgtaaaaaaagatgaagatgcGTTTTTTAATAGAAGTGAGAAGTGTCCAGAAATCTGCCGCCAGATTATCTCCTTTAGATTCAATCAAAAACGTGCATGCCTTGTACTGGCCTGTTAAGTACAGATAGGCAGAATATTTGGTTACATACAATATTGACTCGCACTACGGAACTATTAAACTAGTGAAATTGCATTTGCAAGAAAACGTCACTCAACAATCATATCtttcagcttcttcaaGCTTCAATGTAACCTGAATTATACGTCATTAACATCCTCCCATATGAAAGTTTATATATAGTTGTCAactatatttatataatagTCAGCTCGATAGTAAAATATTCTTAGTTCTACCCggcttttttttcaattttcaacaaaaatgataatagaCCAAATCTCATTGACtttttaaatgataaatgTAGTAATAATTACAAGAAGCCGACGTAACATTTTTTAGTTCGcttctttgattttaatttataATCTTGTACAATTGGTGCgcatcaaattatttaatatgACCAAAGAAGTTGAATATCCTTATAAAGTCAAGGGAGAGATACCAGCACTTCAATTTGAGGAATTCAATGGTGCCAAATTTGGTTATATGTTCTGGCcaagtaatgaaaaagttgTTAAGGGAAGATTACTGCTGATTCATGGATTTGGTGAATAcacaaaaatatattatagGCTAATGGATCACTTGTCGATGTCAGGATATGAAACATTTATGTTTGATCAAAGGGGATCTGGTGTAACGTCACCGGGAAAACAAAAAGGTGTGACCAATGAATATCATACATTTAATGATTTGGATCATTTTATTgccaaaaatttggaagaatGTCAAGAGAATAATAATGTACCATTATTTCTTTGGGGTCATTCGATGGGTGGTGGGATTTGTTTAAATTATGGTTGTCAAGgcaaatataaagaaaaaattcatgGCTACATTGCATCTGGACCGTTAATTATTTTGCATCCACATAGTGCACCTAATAAGCTGTCTCAAATTATGTTACCAATGGTAGCTAAAATGCTACCCAAGATGAGAGTTGATACCGCTTTAGATTTAAAGGGTATTACATCGGATGATACTTACAGATCATTTCTTGGTAATGATCCAATGAGTGTTCCGTTGTATGGATCGTTTAGACAAGTCTGTGATTTTCTTGAACGTGgtaaaaaattgtattaCGATAAGGATCAGTATGTAGAAAAGACGTTCGTTGATAAGCCGGTGATAATTATGCATGGTCAAGATGATATGATTAATGATCCAAAGGGTTCTGCAAAGTTCATCGAAGTATGCCCTTCAAATGACAAACAATTAAAATTCTACCCAGGTTTAAGGCATTCTATCTTGTCATTAGAAACCGATGAAGGCTTTGCAAGTGTTTATAGCGATTTAAAGATGTGGTTAGACTCTCATATCTGAGATGAAACTaagatatataaaagatACAAGATAATTCAAAGTCCATTTAgccaatttattaattgGCGAGttatttcctttttttgGTGTGGACGATATTTGCTTGATCGGGTAACTATTAATGCTTATCTAAAAGATACGAGTGCTATTCTAGGTCGGAAAATCTTGAAActtaatttattcatttgaCAGTGACTCACTTTGACATAGTAAAAAGCCAGCCTTCATCCACAGGTGTTCGGATGTTCGCATTGTGTCTCTTCCAATTCTTGTCAGGCAGGCAAATAGAGTTTcacttttcttcttattccGTCCTCCCACCCCCTCCCCCCACACCAattagaattgaaatcGTATTTTCCTATTGTTCTACTGGAAGAGACAGACGTGAAGAGGAAAGgtataattttgaaacagGCACAAATTTCtcaacaacaataaaaaaaaagggTTACGGCGGCTACCCTGAAGCCAGAAAAGATCAGCTGAATATGTCTCCCCTAGCGGCGCTTTGTGCAAGTTGTACGCTGTTTTGTCAGAGCCGCGCTTGACGTGGGAGGGCCGTGCGATGCTTTTCTCATCCGGGAAAAGTAATTACACAGCTTATAAGTACGGGAATAAAGAAACGCAAACGTACATACATGCACCTGGCCATATTACGGTGGCCAACactaataaaatattatccCCCACCGGAATAATGTTATATCCATTGTtagagagagagagagaaaaagtGCATTTTATTCTGTGAATGTGCGTTGCTGACGATTGGGCGAGAAACTTTCAATGGATGCAAAATTCAGTCGTTGATGTCGCCGTCGCCATTGTCATTGTCGTCGGTACAATCTTTTCCGCATAGTCTATTCCGAACAATCATATACTTGCATTTATTTTGCTTAGTCTTTTTTAGGGTAGATTTACAAGACTCTCTTGTAGTaacatttatatatacgtaaaattcaatttctcaCTACTCTGTTGTTTAATTCGTTTTATTCTATAGAAGTAGCTCTTGGACCTTTTCGTTATCCATCAGGAAAAGTACATTTATGAGAACATATCACTGGTCTTCTTCTTTACGCAACATATTAGTAACGTGGATTACggaaaacaaaaacataTAGACAgtctcttcttttctgtttttttttgttttattgaTACTCAAATACCATTCTCTTCTGTACGTCAGTATAACACATCTCTATTTTATCAAAGTTATATCAATACTGTCAACTAAAGAAAGGttaaattttattcatacttaatttctaaaatatcGTAAGTTTGAAGTAATGTCATCGCCAGAACTCACACCAACTACAGGGTTGGATGATAGAATGTTAAGTGTAAATGACTTTAATCATGATGAAAGCCTAAATAGTGACTCACGCAGTGGCAGAGAAGCAACAAGTAGTAATTACGACCAAGGAAGCTATAATAACTATCCATCTGATGGAACTAGTACATGTGCAAGTACGAGTACAAATCATCAGGATAGAAGTAGGAGTAACTCTGAATTGTCACATAGTATGCTTTGTCTCAGTATGTTTGAAAGGGGTGTACAAGATCCTTGCTCTGCTGAATgtgataatgaagatgaaaatactCTTATGAAATTAAGTCAAATGGAAAATGTCTCAGataacaacaataatattgGCAACAATAtgaatgaagatatttcatattttgatttggaGAATAGAATTTGTAGTGACgaagaacaagaatttaaaatttttggttcCCCTGATTCAGGAAGTAGAAGAAGGAGTAATTATGAAACTATTGATCCTCTAAAAAGCAGCAGCAggtctttttcaaatgtcCCGATACAAGAATTTGCCAGAAGTAACAGTCGGTCACCAAATACAAGAAAGTTAGAAAGTCTGTCGTCTAATGAACCgtttaatgaaaagattcatAGGCATGAAAGACACTTCTCAACATCTTCAACAGTTTCTCCACCCACTTGGACAAACCCATTCACAAGCAAACAAATTGTTAGGCCCCAGCAGAATTTTAGAAAAGTACAGACAATGCcttatatttcaaatgcAATTAGAGCCAATAAAGCAAGTACAGGTACAAATGTACATGAAAatagagaagaaagaagcAATAGTTCGATTTCCTATCCACCAGAGTTAATTCGTAATTCCAGAGCAAATAGTGctaattttctttaccaGTTATCAAGGCAACCTCTAAGACCTTCCATAAGAAGTGCATCAATAAATAAAGTCTCAGAGTCAACTTTTCCAGGATGCAAGGCTGGAGACACTCATCATGATAATGACACATTTACAGGAACACGAAGAACAACGTCACGTTCCTCTTgttcatcaattttgacACATTTATATGGAATAGAAAAATACGTATCCTCAGATCTTGATGCTTTATCAACGGAAGGTTATTCAAATATCGAGAGTGCAGATGTGGTTTCTAGTCCTATATCAAATCAAGGAGAACACACCTTAGATACAATTCCAAGAACACTATCAACCCCAGCAGAATCACTTAAAAATCCTATGGAGTCAAGTGTTTTgtattcaaatcaaaattcaaaatcagaCCTGAGCCTGAAGAAGTATCCCGTCTTACCGTACGGCCTAAGAAAACCCCATAGAAAAAGGAGGAAATCATACATAGAAAAGTCACTTGCAAATTCTTTTGCATAATTTTTAGAATTGAGCACTCTTAGTATATATACGTATTTActgtttcttcaaatattgcATCCGCCtgttatatatttttatccAATATTCCTATTCTTTTTACCTTTTAGTCTCCGAAGCAACATATTTGAAGTAACAAAACTCAAACAAAAAGTTCAACGGTTACTAATGACGCATATCTAGAATAATTTAGATGAAAGAGAGTGATAGCTGAACAAAACAGAACCATAAACATTCACTATGAAGGAGGTAAAGAACTATTGGGGCTACAATTgaacattttctttttcgaaTCAATTAGTGCACCTTGTTAATTGAAGAGGTAACTTATTTAGATTTTCTACGCGGCAGAGACCGAAACTTTTTCTGCaaatgagaaaaatattgaagcTACTGATTGACACAATCAAATATCTACAATTTCCCCCCATACAAAAACTGTAGTATTCGCGAGTACTTGTAAACTAAAGTTTCAAACTTGCAAAGgtttataataatatgttCTCTTTTATATTGTCCTAAcattaatatataatacaACTAGTAAGATTAACTAGAAAGCTGAATATtaaaaagtaaaataaatgaaaaggTGTCTTATAAATCAGGTTCCTTCGCATACTCTACTACTTCATTTCCTCATAAACCAGAACATTCCCGATTTTCTTGAAGTGTTGTTAACGGTCCTTGAGTCAGCATAATCTTCTTTCCTGACCCCATCGCTCTTCTGCTTCAACTGGCCTTTTATATTGTTTGAGGAACCGACTCTTAtgaatcttgaaattttcgtGGAAGTCAACCTACTTAAGCTCCTGGATGGATTACTATTTCCGGAAATATAGTTTTTGCTACCGTCGGTTCTTACATTCTCAGAGCCAGAACACCTACTTGATGGAATAGAGAAGTTACCACTATCCGATGAAGAATCAAACAATAAAGGTGCCACATCTTGATTGGGGAGGGAACTGTCAAATAgattaaaatattctttggGGCTtgttaaagaattatttcTACAAATGTAAATTCTCTTGTCTTTAGTGAAATATATCTGTTTTGCAAGTAAACTCAGGTATGCTTCATCTCTCAGAATTACTTCGGAGGGATATTCATAATCT
Encoded proteins:
- the MBR1 gene encoding Mbr1p (similar to Saccharomyces cerevisiae MBR1 (YKL093W) and ISF1 (YMR081C); ancestral locus Anc_2.488), with the translated sequence MSSPELTPTTGLDDRMLSVNDFNHDESLNSDSRSGREATSSNYDQGSYNNYPSDGTSTCASTSTNHQDRSRSNSELSHSMLCLSMFERGVQDPCSAECDNEDENTLMKLSQMENVSDNNNNIGNNMNEDISYFDLENRICSDEEQEFKIFGSPDSGSRRRSNYETIDPLKSSSRSFSNVPIQEFARSNSRSPNTRKLESLSSNEPFNEKIHRHERHFSTSSTVSPPTWTNPFTSKQIVRPQQNFRKVQTMPYISNAIRANKASTGTNVHENREERSNSSISYPPELIRNSRANSANFLYQLSRQPLRPSIRSASINKVSESTFPGCKAGDTHHDNDTFTGTRRTTSRSSCSSILTHLYGIEKYVSSDLDALSTEGYSNIESADVVSSPISNQGEHTLDTIPRTLSTPAESLKNPMESSVLYSNQNSKSDLSLKKYPVLPYGLRKPHRKRRKSYIEKSLANSFA